From a single Candidatus Eisenbacteria bacterium genomic region:
- the der gene encoding ribosome biogenesis GTPase Der, whose amino-acid sequence MPNHPLPLVTLVGRPNVGKSTLFNRLVGGRRAVVSETAKTTRDRNYGEVEWSGHRFLLVDTGGLLTGKETEGIDHLVVRQVRAAVEEASVVVFLADAQTGVVAADLEAAREIRRLRKQPILALNKTESPKTLEETFVFLELGMGEPVLVSAAHGTGVGDLLDRIVAALPEDRGERIEEETIRIGIVGRPNVGKSSLVNAYLGQERMVVSEVPGTTRDSIDSVIQWRKRNLTLVDTAGLRRRSRVHEPIEYYAVLRSHRAIERSDVVFLLIDAGESIGAQDVRIASEADRLGKGIVVLLNKIDILDEGGSEARAREARTKMPFLSYAPVLTISALTRRRIGRALDQAIAVQKERTRVIPTPRLNRIVEEAIRRNPPPVGRGSNRIRYAVQTGTAPPCFLFFAKEPEAVTPAYRRYLMRSIRETVPFPGTPIVIRVRQKEDRR is encoded by the coding sequence ATGCCCAACCATCCGCTCCCTCTGGTGACGCTCGTAGGACGCCCCAACGTGGGGAAATCCACCCTCTTCAATCGCCTCGTCGGCGGCCGCCGCGCCGTGGTCTCCGAAACCGCCAAAACGACCCGGGATCGGAACTACGGTGAGGTGGAGTGGTCCGGCCACCGCTTTCTCCTCGTGGACACAGGGGGGCTCCTCACGGGGAAGGAGACGGAGGGGATCGACCATCTGGTGGTCCGCCAGGTTCGCGCCGCCGTGGAGGAGGCATCGGTCGTCGTCTTCCTCGCCGACGCCCAAACGGGAGTGGTCGCCGCGGACCTGGAAGCCGCCCGGGAGATTCGTCGTCTCCGCAAACAGCCGATCTTGGCGTTGAACAAAACGGAATCGCCCAAAACCCTCGAGGAGACCTTCGTCTTTCTCGAGCTGGGGATGGGAGAACCAGTGCTCGTTTCCGCCGCCCATGGAACCGGCGTGGGTGACCTGCTCGACCGGATCGTCGCCGCGCTTCCGGAGGATAGAGGGGAGCGGATCGAGGAAGAGACGATCCGAATCGGGATCGTCGGCCGCCCCAACGTGGGAAAATCCTCTCTGGTGAACGCCTACCTGGGTCAAGAGAGGATGGTAGTGAGCGAGGTTCCCGGAACCACGCGCGACTCGATCGACTCGGTGATCCAATGGCGGAAGAGGAATCTGACGCTGGTGGACACGGCGGGCCTCCGGAGGAGGAGCCGCGTACACGAACCGATCGAATATTACGCGGTGCTCCGCTCCCACCGCGCCATCGAGAGGAGCGACGTCGTGTTTCTCCTGATCGACGCGGGCGAGTCGATCGGCGCGCAGGACGTGCGGATCGCCTCCGAGGCGGACCGCCTCGGCAAGGGAATCGTCGTCCTGCTGAACAAGATCGATATTCTCGACGAAGGGGGATCGGAGGCGCGCGCGCGTGAGGCTCGAACCAAGATGCCCTTCCTCTCTTACGCGCCGGTGCTCACCATCTCGGCCCTCACGCGACGGCGGATCGGTCGCGCCCTGGACCAGGCGATCGCCGTGCAGAAGGAGAGGACCCGCGTCATTCCGACGCCCCGCCTGAACCGAATCGTGGAGGAGGCGATCCGCCGGAATCCGCCGCCGGTCGGTCGGGGCTCCAACCGGATCCGGTACGCCGTGCAAACCGGCACCGCGCCCCCCTGCTTTCTCTTCTTCGCCAAAGAGCCCGAGGCGGTGACCCCCGCCTACAGGCGCTATTTGATGCGTTCGATTCGAGAAACGGTCCCCTTCCCGGGAACGCCGATCGTCATCCGCG